The following coding sequences lie in one Pseudomonadota bacterium genomic window:
- a CDS encoding arsenate reductase, translating to MTVTLYGIRNCDTVKKARAFLDAAGVNYAFHDFKKAGLTADVVERWLTEVPLDRLVNRRGTTWRALNNAEREALSVDSAPALCARNPSLVKRPVVEWGRHTTVGFDAESWSTHLTDRV from the coding sequence ATGACTGTCACGCTCTACGGTATCCGCAACTGTGACACGGTGAAGAAAGCCCGCGCGTTTCTCGACGCCGCGGGTGTCAACTACGCCTTTCACGATTTCAAGAAAGCCGGTCTGACCGCCGACGTCGTCGAGCGCTGGCTCACCGAGGTGCCGCTCGATCGGCTTGTGAACCGACGTGGCACCACCTGGCGCGCGCTGAACAACGCCGAGCGCGAGGCGCTCTCCGTCGACTCCGCGCCGGCGCTGTGCGCGCGCAATCCGAGCCTGGTCAAGCGGCCGGTGGTCGAATGGGGCCGCCACACCACCGTCGGCTTCGACGCCGAGAGCTGGTCCACCCACCTGACCGACCGGGTGTGA
- the dapD gene encoding 2,3,4,5-tetrahydropyridine-2,6-dicarboxylate N-succinyltransferase, with protein MNDLQAIIEDAFEHRDGITPSQHDPDVRRAVEASIALLDSGEARVAERRGVGDWVVNQWLKKAVLLSFRLRDNAPIEAGGFTRFYDKVESKFGSMNDNEIAASGVRVVPPAMARKGSFCAPNVVLMPSYVNIGAYVDSGTMVDTWATVGSCAQIGKNVHLSGGVGIGGVLEPLQAGPTIIEDNCFIGARSEVVEGVVVEEGAVLSMGVYIGQSTKIYDRERDEVLYGRVPAGSVVVSGSLPADNGKYSLYCAVIVKRVDAKTRAKVGINELLRNTD; from the coding sequence ACCGTGATGGCATTACCCCCAGCCAACACGATCCGGACGTCCGTCGCGCGGTCGAGGCGTCCATCGCCCTGCTCGACTCGGGCGAGGCTCGCGTCGCCGAACGCCGCGGCGTCGGCGACTGGGTTGTCAATCAATGGTTGAAAAAAGCCGTGTTGCTCTCCTTTCGACTGCGAGACAACGCGCCGATCGAGGCCGGTGGCTTCACCCGCTTCTACGACAAGGTCGAGAGCAAGTTCGGCAGCATGAACGACAACGAGATCGCCGCATCCGGCGTGCGCGTTGTGCCACCGGCCATGGCGCGCAAAGGCAGCTTCTGTGCGCCGAACGTGGTGCTCATGCCGAGCTACGTGAACATCGGCGCGTACGTCGATTCAGGCACCATGGTCGACACCTGGGCCACGGTCGGTTCGTGCGCGCAGATCGGCAAGAACGTGCACCTCTCGGGCGGGGTCGGGATTGGCGGTGTACTCGAACCGCTGCAGGCCGGACCAACCATCATCGAGGACAACTGCTTCATCGGCGCGCGGTCCGAGGTGGTCGAAGGTGTGGTCGTCGAAGAAGGTGCGGTGTTGTCGATGGGCGTGTACATCGGTCAGAGCACCAAGATCTACGACCGGGAACGTGACGAAGTGCTGTACGGCCGCGTGCCTGCGGGCTCGGTCGTGGTCTCCGGCAGCCTGCCTGCCGACAACGGCAAGTACAGCCTCTACTGCGCGGTGATCGTCAAGCGCGTCGACGCCAAGACCCGCGCCAAGGTCGGCATCAACGAACTGCTGCGCAACACCGATTGA